From Ornithorhynchus anatinus isolate Pmale09 chromosome X3, mOrnAna1.pri.v4, whole genome shotgun sequence, the proteins below share one genomic window:
- the MC4R gene encoding melanocortin receptor 4 has protein sequence MNSSHPHGAHLPLRFWNHSQGLAGTAPEAPGQGYQAGSGGCYEQLVVSPEVFVTLGIISLLENVLVIAAIAKNKNLHSPMYFFICSLAVADLLVSVSNGSETIVITLLNATDGGAAQSFAVNIDNVIDSVICSSLLASICSLLSIAVDRYFTIFYALQYHTIMTGRRVGTIIGCIWATCTVSGALFIIYSDSSAAIICLVATFFAMLALMASLYVHMFLLARLHVKRIAGLPGPGAVRQGASMKGAVTLTILIGVFVVCWAPFFLHLVFYISCPHNPYCVCFMSHFNLYLILIMCNSIIDPLIYALRSQELRKTFKDIVYCSPLGGLCDLSSRY, from the coding sequence ATGAACTCCAGCCATCCCCACGGGGCGCACCTGCCCCTGCGCTTCTGGAACCACAGCCAGGGCCTGGCCGGCACGGCCCCCGAGGCCCCGGGCCAGGGCTACCAGGCGGGCAGCGGGGGCTGCTACGAGCAGCTGGTCGTCTCCCCGGAGGTCTTCGTCACCCTGGGTATCATCAGCCTGCTGGAGAATGTCCTGGTCATCGCGGCCATCGCCAAGAACAAGAACCTGCACTCGCCCATGTACTTCTTCATCTGCAGCCTGGCCGTGGCCGACCTGCTGGTGAGCGTCTCCAACGGGTCCGAGACCATCGTCATCACGCTGCTCAACGCCACCGACGGCGGCGCCGCCCAGAGCTTCGCCGTGAATATCGACAATGTCATCGACTCGGTCATCTGCAGCTCGCTGCTGGCCTCCATCTGCAGCCTGCTGTCCATCGCCGTGGACCGCTACTTCACCATCTTCTACGCTCTCCAGTATCACACCATCATGACCGGCCGTCGCGTGGGGACCATCATCGGCTGCATCTGGGCCACCTGCACCGTCTCCGGCGCCCTGTTCATCATCTACTCCGACAGCAGCGCCGCCATCATCTGCCTGGTGGCCACGTTCTTCGCCATGCTGGCCCTCATGGCCTCCCTTTACGTGCACATGTTCCTGCTGGCCCGCCTGCACGTCAAGCGCATCGctgggctcccgggcccgggcgccgtCCGCCAGGGAGCCAGCATGAAGGGCGCTGTCACCTTGACCATACTGATCGGCGTCTTTGTCGTCTGCTgggcccccttcttcctccacctggtcttctacatctcctgcccccaCAATCCGTACTGCGTGTGTTTCATGTCCCACTTCAACCTCTACCTCATCCTCATCATGTGCAATTCCATCATCGACCCCCTCATCTATGCCCTGCGGAGCCAGGAGCTCCGGAAAACCTTCAAGGACATCGTCTACTGCTCCCCCCTGGGTGGTCTCTGCGACCTGTCATCTCGCTACTAG